The following are encoded together in the Tripterygium wilfordii isolate XIE 37 chromosome 18, ASM1340144v1, whole genome shotgun sequence genome:
- the LOC119983307 gene encoding common plant regulatory factor 1-like isoform X3 — translation MTGGIGCALHPYPRRVNRQNHEHVYGSGDAGIKLNGQREYHYANSTTTTPWSLFLRDTCIVTWALPWRSLFTFFLQSVSAKTNFLPHSKVSCRFEFSPTVFISRVCSVAILGRVKAPKLKDQTNIHVYPDWAAMQAYYGHGVALPPYCNSALAAGHAPHPYMWGPHQPMMPPYGGPYAAIYSPGGVYAHPAVSLAAAPSSVETPSKPLGKADHGLMKKLKGFDGLAMSIGNGNAVNAEAGSVRTQSQSVEAEGSCDGSDRKTDRTDQIRRRRSCKGTPVAGESGKTETQNSPVTPAYDEEMNAASGKVLGDTVPGKSGPPPCSGITTALEIRISANSNTKTNTANVPRLGGLSSSETWIQNERELKQERRKQSNRESARRSRLRRQAEAEELGHKVELLTAENMALKSEVNQLMGKSEKLRTENSTLLVKLKNAHLGKPQEMHLKNSDDKRAMPVSTENLLSRVNNSGSADRGRVAECDVYENDSRSGTKLRQLLDANPRADAVAAG, via the exons ATGACTGGTGGAATCGGTTGTGCCTTGCACCCTTACCCGAGACGTGTAAATCGACAGAATCACGAACACGTGTACGGCTCAGGTGACGCTGGAATAAAATTAAATGGACAGCGCGAATATCATTACGCCAACTCGACAACCACCACACCCTGGTCACTTTTTCTGCGGGACACGTGTATCGTGACGTGGGCGTTGCCTTGGCGCTCCCTCTTCACCTTCTTCCTCCAATCCGTCTCTGCAAAAACGAACTTTCTCCCTCACAGTAAAGTCAGTTGTAGGTTTGAATTCTCGCCGACAGTTTTCATTTCACGAGTTTGCTCTGTTGCGATTCTGGGACGAGTTAAGGCTCCAAAGTTGAAG GATCAGACCAATATTCATGTATATCCTGATTGGGCAGCCATGCAG GCTTATTATGGACACGGAGTTGCTCTTCCACCATATTGCAACTCAGCTTTGGCTGCGGGTCATGCTCCTCACCCTTATATGTGGGGTCCACATCAG CCCATGATGCCACCTTATGGGGGACCTTATGCGGCAATCTACTCACCTGGAGGAGTTTATGCACATCCTGCAGTTTCTCTT GCCGCAGCACCATCAAGTGTAGAAACTCCTTCGAAGCCATTAGGAAAGGCGGATCATGGTTTGATGAAAAAGTTGAAAGGATTTGATGGGCTTGCAATGTCAATAGGCAATGGAAATGCTGTGAATGCTGAGGCTGGTTCTGTACGTACGCAGTCACAAAG CGTGGAGGCTGAAGGTTCTTGTGATGGAAGTGACAGGAAGACAGATAGG ACGGATCAAATTAGAAGGAGAAGAAGCTGTAAGGGAACACCAGTCGCAG GTGAAAGTGGAAAAACTGAAACACAGAATAGTCCAGTTACTCCAGCTTATGATGAGGAGATGAATGCTGCTTCAGGCAAAGTGTTAGGTGATACTGTTCCTGGGAAATCAGGACCTCCTCCTTGTTCTGGCATTACAACTGCATTGGAGATCAGGATCTCTGCAAACTCAAATACTAAGACAAACACTGCTAATGTTCCACGACTTGGTGGACTGTCCTCTTCTGAAACCTGGATACAG AATGAACGGGAGCTGAAGCAGGAGAGGAGGAAACAATCGAACCGAGAATCTGCTAGAAGGTCAAGGTTAAGGAGGCAG GCTGAAGCTGAAGAACTTGGACATAAGGTTGAATTATTGACTGCTGAGAATATGGCACTGAAATCTGAGGTTAATCAATTAATGGGAAAGTCGGAAAAACTCAGGACAGAAAATTCTACATTATTG GTGAAGCTAAAGAATGCCCACCTAGGAAAACCTCAAGAAATGCATTTGAAAAACAGTGATGACAAGAGGGCCATGCCTGTTAGTACTGAGAACCTTTTGTCGAGAGTTAACAATTCAGGTTCTGCAGACAGAGGGAGAGTGGCAGAGTGTGATGTCTATGAGAACGACTCAAGATCTGGCACCAAGCTACGTCAACTGTTGGATGCAAACCCTAGGGCTGATGCTGTGGCTGCTGGGTGA
- the LOC119983307 gene encoding common plant regulatory factor 1-like isoform X1, whose protein sequence is MSEVFVQSWILIMGNNEEVKSSKSDKSSSTAPSDQTNIHVYPDWAAMQAYYGHGVALPPYCNSALAAGHAPHPYMWGPHQPMMPPYGGPYAAIYSPGGVYAHPAVSLAAAPSSVETPSKPLGKADHGLMKKLKGFDGLAMSIGNGNAVNAEAGSVRTQSQSVEAEGSCDGSDRKTDRTDQIRRRRSCKGTPVAGESGKTETQNSPVTPAYDEEMNAASGKVLGDTVPGKSGPPPCSGITTALEIRISANSNTKTNTANVPRLGGLSSSETWIQNERELKQERRKQSNRESARRSRLRRQAEAEELGHKVELLTAENMALKSEVNQLMGKSEKLRTENSTLLVKLKNAHLGKPQEMHLKNSDDKRAMPVSTENLLSRVNNSGSADRGRVAECDVYENDSRSGTKLRQLLDANPRADAVAAG, encoded by the exons ATGTCTGAAGTATTTGTTCAGAGTTGGATTCTAATCATGGGAAACAATGAGGAAGTGAAATCTTCCAAGTCTGATAAATCTTCGTCAACCGCACCATCG GATCAGACCAATATTCATGTATATCCTGATTGGGCAGCCATGCAG GCTTATTATGGACACGGAGTTGCTCTTCCACCATATTGCAACTCAGCTTTGGCTGCGGGTCATGCTCCTCACCCTTATATGTGGGGTCCACATCAG CCCATGATGCCACCTTATGGGGGACCTTATGCGGCAATCTACTCACCTGGAGGAGTTTATGCACATCCTGCAGTTTCTCTT GCCGCAGCACCATCAAGTGTAGAAACTCCTTCGAAGCCATTAGGAAAGGCGGATCATGGTTTGATGAAAAAGTTGAAAGGATTTGATGGGCTTGCAATGTCAATAGGCAATGGAAATGCTGTGAATGCTGAGGCTGGTTCTGTACGTACGCAGTCACAAAG CGTGGAGGCTGAAGGTTCTTGTGATGGAAGTGACAGGAAGACAGATAGG ACGGATCAAATTAGAAGGAGAAGAAGCTGTAAGGGAACACCAGTCGCAG GTGAAAGTGGAAAAACTGAAACACAGAATAGTCCAGTTACTCCAGCTTATGATGAGGAGATGAATGCTGCTTCAGGCAAAGTGTTAGGTGATACTGTTCCTGGGAAATCAGGACCTCCTCCTTGTTCTGGCATTACAACTGCATTGGAGATCAGGATCTCTGCAAACTCAAATACTAAGACAAACACTGCTAATGTTCCACGACTTGGTGGACTGTCCTCTTCTGAAACCTGGATACAG AATGAACGGGAGCTGAAGCAGGAGAGGAGGAAACAATCGAACCGAGAATCTGCTAGAAGGTCAAGGTTAAGGAGGCAG GCTGAAGCTGAAGAACTTGGACATAAGGTTGAATTATTGACTGCTGAGAATATGGCACTGAAATCTGAGGTTAATCAATTAATGGGAAAGTCGGAAAAACTCAGGACAGAAAATTCTACATTATTG GTGAAGCTAAAGAATGCCCACCTAGGAAAACCTCAAGAAATGCATTTGAAAAACAGTGATGACAAGAGGGCCATGCCTGTTAGTACTGAGAACCTTTTGTCGAGAGTTAACAATTCAGGTTCTGCAGACAGAGGGAGAGTGGCAGAGTGTGATGTCTATGAGAACGACTCAAGATCTGGCACCAAGCTACGTCAACTGTTGGATGCAAACCCTAGGGCTGATGCTGTGGCTGCTGGGTGA
- the LOC119983395 gene encoding uncharacterized protein LOC119983395, with translation MRGIKLKETELFLVKKFNDTHTCSLEFVNHGHKQASGRVIGDCIRARYEGVGHVYRPKDIMQDIRREYGVNITYDKAWRARECALYSLRGSSEESFTYLPHYCAVLEINNPGTITHIESDDENRFNFFFMAIGASLRGFQSSIRPVIVVDDNHLKGKYLGTLFVATALDGNEQIYPVAFSIDDSENNASSQWFFEKLRDVIVVEDFSRLCIISDRNPSIDRAVSLVLPGSFHGVCIVHIQRNMKAKGFNESIIPIYLKAAKVYRTSEFEHLMNQLRNVDGGRQYAYLVEAGFHRWSRALSSGKSIVS, from the coding sequence ATGAGAGGGATAAAGCTAAAAGAAACTGaactttttcttgtgaaaaaattcaatgataCTCACACATGTTCGTTGGAATTTGTGAATCATGGGCACAAGCAAGCATCAGGAAGGGTGATTGGTGATTGCATCAGGGCCAGATATGAAGGTGTTGGGCATGTTTACAGACCAAAGGACATAATGCAGGATATTAGAAGAGAATATGGAGTTAATATTACCTATGATAAGGCATGGAGGGCTAGAGAATGTGCTCTTTATTCTCTTCGTGGTTCATCGGAAGAATCATTTACTTACTTACCCCATTATTGTGCTGTATTGGAGATTAATAACCCTGGTACAATTACTcatattgagtctgatgatgaaaatcgattcaatttttttttcatggctaTTGGTGCAAGCTTACGTGGATTTCAGAGTTCAATACGCCCTGTTATCGTCGTTGATGACAACCATTTGAAGGGTAAGTATTTGGGTACACTTTTTGTGGCAACTGCTTTGGATGGAAATGAGCAAATTTATCCGGTTGCTTTTAGCATTGATGATTCTGAGAATAATGCATCTTCGCAatggttttttgaaaaattacggGATGTCATTGTAGTTGAAGACTTTTCACGGTTATGTATAATTTCAGACAGAAATCCTAGCATTGATAGGGCAGTTTCACTTGTATTGCCTGGTTCATTTCATGGTGTATGTATCGTCCATATCCAACGGAACATGAAGGCGAAAGGGTTCAACGAATCTATCATCCCTATATATCTTAAAGCTGCTAAGGTGTATCGAACATCTGAGTTTGAGCATTTAATGAATCAGTTGCGTAATGTCGATGGAGGTAGACAATATGCTTATTTAGTTGAAGCTGGTTTCCATAGGTGGTCTAGAGCACTGTCTTCTGGTAAGAGTATAGTATCATGA
- the LOC119983396 gene encoding uncharacterized protein LOC119983396 produces MTTNIAECLNAILRDARSLPITMLVEQLRAKLQEWFSDRRNNAASVTSYLCCECDKEVRKRSNRSQRLNVQPISHSEDYVRDGDQDGHVDLQNKTCSCRVFDLDQLPCVHALAACRVRNISFYFMCSPYYTNEALMLAYAEPIYPVTIEDQHKVSEDNVLLPPATRRQGGRPRQ; encoded by the coding sequence ATGACGACGAACATTGCAGAGTGCTTGAATGCTATACTACGAGATGCTCGAAGTTTGCCGATTACAATGCTAGTTGAACAATTGCGTGCCAAACTACAGGAATGGTTCAGTGATCGTCGTAATAACGCAGCATCTGTCACGTCTTACCTATGTTGTGAGTGTGACAAGGAAGTTAGAAAGAGAAGCAATAGGTCACAGCGACTAAATGTTCAACCGATAAGCCATAGTGAGGACTATGTACGAGATGGTGATCAAGATGGACATGTCGATTTGCAAAACAAGACCTGTTCATGCCGGGTGTTTGATCTTGACCAACTTCCATGTGTACACGCATTGGCTGCATGTCGAGTTCGGAacatatctttttatttcatgtGTTCTCCGTACTATACGAATGAGGCCCTAATGTTAGCTTACGCTGAACCTATATACCCAGTAACTATTGAGGATCAACACAAAGTTAGCGAGGACAACGTATTGCTCCCGCCGGCGACTAGACGTCAAGGGGGGAGGCCAAGGCAATGA
- the LOC119983307 gene encoding common plant regulatory factor 1-like isoform X2, with translation MGNNEEVKSSKSDKSSSTAPSDQTNIHVYPDWAAMQAYYGHGVALPPYCNSALAAGHAPHPYMWGPHQPMMPPYGGPYAAIYSPGGVYAHPAVSLAAAPSSVETPSKPLGKADHGLMKKLKGFDGLAMSIGNGNAVNAEAGSVRTQSQSVEAEGSCDGSDRKTDRTDQIRRRRSCKGTPVAGESGKTETQNSPVTPAYDEEMNAASGKVLGDTVPGKSGPPPCSGITTALEIRISANSNTKTNTANVPRLGGLSSSETWIQNERELKQERRKQSNRESARRSRLRRQAEAEELGHKVELLTAENMALKSEVNQLMGKSEKLRTENSTLLVKLKNAHLGKPQEMHLKNSDDKRAMPVSTENLLSRVNNSGSADRGRVAECDVYENDSRSGTKLRQLLDANPRADAVAAG, from the exons ATGGGAAACAATGAGGAAGTGAAATCTTCCAAGTCTGATAAATCTTCGTCAACCGCACCATCG GATCAGACCAATATTCATGTATATCCTGATTGGGCAGCCATGCAG GCTTATTATGGACACGGAGTTGCTCTTCCACCATATTGCAACTCAGCTTTGGCTGCGGGTCATGCTCCTCACCCTTATATGTGGGGTCCACATCAG CCCATGATGCCACCTTATGGGGGACCTTATGCGGCAATCTACTCACCTGGAGGAGTTTATGCACATCCTGCAGTTTCTCTT GCCGCAGCACCATCAAGTGTAGAAACTCCTTCGAAGCCATTAGGAAAGGCGGATCATGGTTTGATGAAAAAGTTGAAAGGATTTGATGGGCTTGCAATGTCAATAGGCAATGGAAATGCTGTGAATGCTGAGGCTGGTTCTGTACGTACGCAGTCACAAAG CGTGGAGGCTGAAGGTTCTTGTGATGGAAGTGACAGGAAGACAGATAGG ACGGATCAAATTAGAAGGAGAAGAAGCTGTAAGGGAACACCAGTCGCAG GTGAAAGTGGAAAAACTGAAACACAGAATAGTCCAGTTACTCCAGCTTATGATGAGGAGATGAATGCTGCTTCAGGCAAAGTGTTAGGTGATACTGTTCCTGGGAAATCAGGACCTCCTCCTTGTTCTGGCATTACAACTGCATTGGAGATCAGGATCTCTGCAAACTCAAATACTAAGACAAACACTGCTAATGTTCCACGACTTGGTGGACTGTCCTCTTCTGAAACCTGGATACAG AATGAACGGGAGCTGAAGCAGGAGAGGAGGAAACAATCGAACCGAGAATCTGCTAGAAGGTCAAGGTTAAGGAGGCAG GCTGAAGCTGAAGAACTTGGACATAAGGTTGAATTATTGACTGCTGAGAATATGGCACTGAAATCTGAGGTTAATCAATTAATGGGAAAGTCGGAAAAACTCAGGACAGAAAATTCTACATTATTG GTGAAGCTAAAGAATGCCCACCTAGGAAAACCTCAAGAAATGCATTTGAAAAACAGTGATGACAAGAGGGCCATGCCTGTTAGTACTGAGAACCTTTTGTCGAGAGTTAACAATTCAGGTTCTGCAGACAGAGGGAGAGTGGCAGAGTGTGATGTCTATGAGAACGACTCAAGATCTGGCACCAAGCTACGTCAACTGTTGGATGCAAACCCTAGGGCTGATGCTGTGGCTGCTGGGTGA